One genomic region from Henningerozyma blattae CBS 6284 chromosome 2, complete genome encodes:
- the TBLA0B07310 gene encoding uncharacterized protein (similar to Saccharomyces cerevisiae DNF3 (YMR162C); ancestral locus Anc_2.349), whose translation MQRHRGELRRERADSLRTQLLNRQLHHKIQEIARDAEEEDLDTEMANNLVFQCLSLANNTSFLIKGLLDFSIFDPKDNYRYINIRLPMESPAVAHNQNKLYALSFLSLFMLFFLIPFIWVIIPLVTLLLLIVFQHQCYSKKELNNEEPFFPVFKKRPLQKEVISQEYSAFQTTLDLTDLKEKHNVILTNTSLNNLQIGDFIYLKKNDIVPTDILLLYSNETNSTANIQLSDNTFTNKFTNDKFVNLLRTNTGLANINYHLHYHKRSGYLFVNSSSSSSTSSSYSQKSYLKDENIIQKGSIINSNEIIGLILDTSTIQSNVFKRSYNKIHNTLIKPLDFSSSFATYYETIQNTFSKSLPIPHSNNFTIKRKRRKIIAFIFAFGFVRLIFI comes from the coding sequence ATGCAAAGACACAGAGGTGAGTTAAGACGTGAAAGGGCCGACTCTCTTAGAACTCAATTGTTAAATAGACAGTTGCATCACAAGATACAAGAAATTGCTCGTGATGCTGAGGAGGAGGATTTGGATACCGAAATGGCTAATAATTTGGTATTTCAATGCTTATCGTTAGCAAATAATACTAGTTTTCTTATCAAGGGGCTATTggatttttctatttttgaTCCCAAAGATAACTATAGATACATCAATATCAGGTTACCCATGGAAAGTCCAGCCGTGGCtcataatcaaaataaattatatgcATTGAGTTTCTTATCACTTTTTATGCTATTTTTCCTTATACCATTTATTTGGGTCATTATACCTTTAGTGAcacttttattattgattgtTTTCCAACACCAATGCTATTCGaagaaagaattaaacAATGAAGAACCATTTTTCCCAGTGTTCAAAAAGAGACCTTTACAAAAAGAGGTAATTTCTCAAGAGTACTCTGCATTTCAAACTACTTTAGATTTAActgatttaaaagaaaaacataATGTTATCTTGACTAATACTTCGTTAAATAACTTACAAATTGGTGATTTCatctatttgaaaaaaaatgatattgtCCCAACcgatattttattattatattccaATGAAACAAATTCTACTGctaatattcaattaagCGACAATACttttacaaataaatttacaaaTGACAAATTCGTCAATCTATTAAGAACAAACACGGGCCTggcaaatattaattatcaTCTACACTATCACAAGCGTTCAGGTTATTTGTTTGTGAATTCTTCAAGCTCATCTTCAACATCGTCGTCTTATTCACAAAAGAGTTATTtgaaagatgaaaatataattcaaaaaggTTCCattataaattcaaatgaaattattggtTTAATACTAGACACCTCAACTATTCAATCCAATGTCTTTAAAAGGTCTTATAATAAAATCCATAATACATTAATAAAGCCATTggatttttcttcatcatttgcAACATATTATGaaacaattcaaaataCGTTTTCAAAGTCATTACCAATCCctcattcaaataatttcactattaaaagaaagagaagaaaaattattgcaTTCATCTTTGCGTTTGGTTTCGTAAgattaattttcatttaa
- the POL3 gene encoding DNA-directed DNA polymerase delta POL3 (similar to Saccharomyces cerevisiae POL3 (YDL102W); ancestral locus Anc_2.351) translates to MSSLKRLNEMDKDTPTTNDDPANNENNSNKKIKLQNDNIEIIPTQNFAKFKQKGFKPINSKSQSSKDSKDLAQSATIFEDELSQMEHDSADAISEHSLKQIYCRKQIPTDFDPMTSDISFQQIESEQSILPHISDNGTSSVVRFFGVTENGNSILCNVTGFKHYLYVPIPIKNGQFAEDPDELTNFKNHVHQQIPNCISHIEIVKKQSIWGYSGDSKSKFWKVYLNEPNQINKLRTGFERGYFSYNGWFSNGTTTYDNIAYNLRLMIDCGIVGMSWITLPKTKYNLIQENMKVSTCQLEVTINYKDLIAHPAEGEWSHTAPLRILSFDIECAGRVGIFPEPEYDSVIQIANIVSVVGAKKPFIRNVFTLDTCAPITGSHVFDHKTEAEMLQHWKDFIIEVDPDVMIGYNIQNFDFPYLIDRAKALKIEDFPYFSRISNSKQVVKEAVFSSKATGTRESKNTNIDGRLQFDLFQFIQREYKLRSYTLNAVSANFLNEQKEDVHHSIITDLQLGDSETRRRLAVYCLKDAYLPLRLLDKLMGLVNYTEMARVTGVPFSYLLTRGQQIKVISQLFRKCLEIDTIIPNITSKGSDEQYEGATVIEPIRGYYDIPIATLDFNSLYPSIMMAHNLCYTTLCNKQIVNSLNLKLDEDYIITPNGDYFVTEKRRHGILPIILNDLISARKKAKNDLKKEKDPFKRDVLNGRQLALKISANSVYGFTGATVGKLPCLAISSSVTSFGRKMILETKNAVQDKYSVKNGYEHDAVVVYGDTDSVMVKFGTSDLKESMRLGTEAAAWVSTLFKHPINLEFEKVYFPYLLINKKRYAGLYWTNPDKFDKLDQKGLASVRRDSCPLVSIVMNRVLKTILIDRNVDGALEYVKDVIDDLLHNRADISKLIISKTLAPQYTNPQPHAVLAARIKKRDGNGPNVGDRVDYVVTSGNDKLYNRAEDPLYALEHNIQIDSKYYLTNQLQNPLTSIIEPIIGERQANAMFLVKSIKINTGNMKTGLMGFIKKVEACKNCKTSLKKGEGPLCSNCLGKSSELYVKALYDVRDLQEKYSRVWTECQRCAGTLHNEVLCSNKNCDIFYMRVKVKKELQEKMDELSKW, encoded by the coding sequence ATGTCGTCGTTGAAGAGATTAAATGAAATGGATAAAGACACACCAACTACTAATGATGATCCAGccaataatgaaaataattcaaataaaaaaattaaattacaaaatgataatatagaGATAATACCCACTCAAAATTTTGCTAAATTCAAACAAAAAGGGTTTAAaccaattaattcaaaatcacAATCTTCAAAAGATTCAAAAGACTTGGCTCAGTCAGCAACCATTTTTGAAGATGAGTTATCACAAATGGAACATGATTCAGCCGATGCAATCTCAGAACATtctttaaaacaaatatattgtCGTAAACAGATTCCAACTGATTTTGATCCAATGACTTCTGATATATCTTTCCAACAGATTGAGTCTGAACAGAGTATCCTACCACATATTTCAGATAATGGTACTTCAAGCGTTGTTCGATTTTTCGGTGTCACAGAGAATGGGAACTCGATATTATGTAATGTTACAGGGTTCAAACATTATTTGTATGTTCCAATACCTATCAAAAATGGCCAATTTGCAGAAGATCCAGATGAATTaaccaattttaaaaatcatGTTCATCAACAAATACCAAATTGTATCAGTcatattgaaattgttaAGAAGCAATCCATATGGGGTTATTCAGGtgattcaaaatcaaaGTTTTGGAAGGTATATTTAAACGAACCTAACCAAATCAATAAACTAAGAACAGGCTTTGAAAGAGGCTATTTCTCTTATAATGGCTGGTTTTCAAATGGTACAACGACATATGATAATATCGCTTATAATTTAAGGCTAATGATCGATTGTGGTATTGTTGGTATGTCTTGGATTACTTTACCCAAAaccaaatataatttaattcaagaaaatatgAAAGTGTCTACTTGTCAACTTGAAGTCACCATAAATTACAAAGATTTGATTGCTCATCCTGCTGAAGGTGAATGGTCACATACAGCTCCATTACgtattttatcatttgataTTGAATGTGCTGGTAGAGTAGGTATTTTTCCTGAACCAGAATATGACTCAGTGATTCAAATTGCAAATATCGTGAGTGTTGTTGGTGCAAAAAAACCTTTTATTCGTAATGTTTTCACATTAGATACCTGTGCCCCGATTACTGGATCTCATGTTTTTGATCATAAAACTGAGGCTGAAATGCTACAACATTGGAAGGATTTTATCATCGAAGTTGATCCTGATGTAATGATTGgttataatattcaaaatttcgATTTTCCTTATCTGATTGATCGTGCAAAAGCCTTGAAGATTGAAGATTTTCCTTATTTTAGTAGAATTAGCAACTCTAAACAAGTAGTGAAGGAAGCTGTCTTCTCTTCCAAAGCTACAGGTACAAGAGAatctaaaaatacaaatattgatGGTCGCTTACAATTTGATCTGTTCCAATTTATTCAAAgagaatataaattaagATCATATACTTTAAATGCTGTTTCTGCAAATTTCTTAAACGAACAAAAGGAAGATGTTCACCATAGTATCATTACAGATTTACAATTGGGGGATAGTGAAACCAGAAGAAGGCTAGCtgtttattgtttaaaggATGCATATCTACCGCTACGtttattagataaattGATGGGTCTCGTTAACTATACAGAAATGGCTCGTGTTACGGGTGTTCCTTTTTCATATCTATTAACTCGTGGTCaacaaattaaagttaTATCACAACTGTTCAGAAAATGTCTGGAAATTGATACCATTATTCCGAATATTACAAGTAAAGGATCTGACGAACAATATGAAGGTGCTACTGTTATTGAACCAATTCGTGGTTATTATGATATTCCAATTGCAACCTTAGATTTCAACTCATTATATCCCAGTATCATGATGGCACATAATTTGTGTTACACTACATTGTGCAATAAGCAAATTGTAAAtagtttaaatttgaaattagatgaagatTATATCATTACACCAAATGGAGATTATTTCGTTACTGAGAAAAGAAGACATGGTATCTTACCAATTATTCTGAATGACCTAATCTCTGCTAGAAAAAAGGCTAAGAATGATctaaaaaaggaaaaagatCCATTCAAAAGAGATGTTTTGAACGGTAGACAATTagctttaaaaatttctgCAAATTCTGTTTATGGGTTTACAGGTGCAACAGTAGGGAAGCTACCATGTCTGgctatttcttcttctgttACTTCTTTCGGTCGTAAGATGATTTTAGAAACCAAGAATGCTGTTCAAGATAAATACTCGGTTAAAAATGGGTATGAGCATGATGCTGTAGTTGTTTATGGTGATACCGATTCTGTAATGGTAAAATTTGGTACATCAGATCTTAAGGAGTCAATGAGATTAGGTACAGAAGCTGCTGCCTGGGTTTCTACCTTATTTAAGCATCCAATTAATCTAGAATTCGAAAAAGTTTATTTCCCATACCTACTAATCAATAAAAAGAGATATGCTGGGTTGTATTGGACAAATCCtgataaatttgataaattagatCAAAAGGGGTTAGCATCTGTCCGTCGTGATTCTTGTCCCTTAGTTTCCATCGTCATGAATAGAGTCTTAAAgacaattttaattgatagAAATGTTGATGGTGCATTAGAATATGTAAAGGACGTTATTGATGATCTTTTACACAATCGCGCTGATATTTCAAAActaattatttctaaaacACTAGCTCCTCAATACACAAATCCGCAACCTCATGCAGTACTTGCCGCTCGTATTAAAAAGAGAGATGGTAACGGCCCAAATGTTGGTGATCGTGTTGATTACGTTGTTACTAGTGGGAATGATAAATTGTATAATAGAGCAGAAGATCCATTATATGCTCTAGAACACAATATCCAGATTGATTCCAAATATTACCTAACAAATCAATTGCAAAATCCATTAACTAGTATTATTGAACCTATCATTGGCGAACGCCAAGCCAATGCAATGTTTTTAGttaaatctattaaaattaatacagGTAATATGAAGACAGGTCTAATGGgtttcattaaaaaagttgaagcttgtaaaaattgtaaaacctcattaaaaaaaggtGAAGGCCCATTATGCTCTAACTGTTTAGGTAAATCTAGTGAACTTTATGTCAAAGCATTATATGATGTGAGAGACTtgcaagaaaaatattcacGCGTTTGGACAGAATGTCAACGCTGTGCTGGAACTCTGCATAATGAAGTTCTATGTTCTAACAAAAACTGTGATATCTTTTATATGAGAgttaaagttaaaaaagaaCTTCAAGAAAAGATGGATGAACTAAGTAAATGGTAA